The genomic region ATCTAAGTAACCCAATGAGctaaagtgacaaaacaaacacacacgttttattttattaaacataatCACAACTAAGATTAATGTTGTCTTTACATACATATTtcaaattaacatttcattaTGAAGACATCGTATTGAAAATTCATTTTAACGGAAACTTCATTTTTTGCttctatttcatttaaatataaatgcagCATTTCAGATGGAAAAAAGAGCCTGCTCACTAACATAAAATGGACCAAAGAATCCAAAGTTAAAAGGTTCGACACATAATCTTAGTCCGATGGAATAAGTTGTAGACTGCGTTAACGTCTGAGGTTATGTCAGGCCAACAGAGCTGCAGCACACGTGAGACACTGGGAACCAGTTACTGCTGTTTGTCACCTGTCTGACAGAGTGCACTGAGCTGTTTGCTTAAAAGCAGGGACACAACAGGGACATTTGGATGTCAACAAATGTGTGAACAAAAGACAGCTGCATGAAGTGGAGTTGTGACAACAACACAGTTTTGACCAGCAGTTGACCTAATAAGAACTCTGCAGGCTTTCTATTTAGTTTGGATCTCTTTTATAAAAGAAAGGGTGAGGTTGTTTCAGGAGGCCGGCCTGATGGACAACACTCTGCAGCTTATTATACACAGCttcataatgttttaatgtatgtgtTTCTTCACTATGACATTGTGAGACATTATGCATACACCTGACTGATTTTCTTTATAGTTTATGCCTATTGCATTTTTGAATAGACAAGTGCTACAATGCATCAAACACAAAGCCTTTTTTGTGTGCACTTAAAATTTTTTGCTCAGGAATCCAAGATACAAAGGTTTAATCTGGATTTCCCACAGTTGctaaaaattatatttagtCCACATTACTTCACGTTTGGTGTTTTTCAGGGAAACAATACAGGGATGTATGGCGTTtccatatgtatttatttaaattgtaatctGCACTTTGCATTAATCCTTGTGtagcaaatgtattttttaatgaagtcaGTTGGCAGATGTTAAAAACCTTATCCTGTGGCATTCACCTAAACTCTAGGTAGCCATAAAGATCATTAAACTGATTTCTTGACATTGAATCAAGTTTGATGGGATTTGGTTCCACTTCTGAAAGATTTGTCTACTTCTGACAGACAAACGAAAATGACAGGTAATGACATGAGAcgttcattttaatattaagaACTCATAAattgaaatcaaattaaatttataAGTGGGTCAAGTTGCCCAAGACTCAAAAATGGGTTTTGCTCATTGTTACTTCACTTGGATGTTTGACCTCCACCTTATGAGCAGAatttaagcttaaaaaaaaggtaattgtaaaaagatttttttttactctaagCAAAGTGTTTTAGATGTCTTTACATGAGACCTGCAGCCATCCTGCATCCATGCAACTAACTTTGATTGAGAAGGAAGTAGTTTATTGAACCTAAGGTGACACTAATGTGGGTTCATTGACATTATGGAATAGAAATTCATTATTCAAAGCAAGGTTTCAGTGTCTGATAGACACAGGCTGCATCCGTGTCAATCAAGGCTTTTTCTTAGCAGAACAAAAAACTTTGTAGTAGGTCTACAGTGCATCCCTCTTAACCATATTGTTACTGTATATGGTAAGCTGTTAACACTCACTGTCCacttaaataaatcaaaaataaaaacgtatttAAAGATAGCTCTATTTTGCTCCAAGAGCCTTGATTAACCTCCACAATCGTCCCCACTCGACCTCTGGTTTACCCATGACCCTCTTAAAGGCGCAAAGATTAAACAAAGAGGGCATGacaatgcacaaaaacatgtgAGGACAGCTGCAcaatcagaaaagaaaagatagcCTAAGATATTTTTTATTGGGTCACCACCAGCTGGGTCTAATTTGTTTAGACAGCTTGATGTTTGAAGTCTTGGGTCCTTTTACGCAATTCCTATTGACTAGACCGGATTTTATCCCTATAAAAGCAGCAGTAACTTCACTGAAAGGTAGATGCGCTTGAAGGGTTGTTTTTGCCATCTCGAATTGTATTTTGTGACTCCCTCTGGACCAGGAAAATGTATGCAGCTTTTACTCTCGTCGTCTTCATCTGCTTGACCGCCACCACCTATGCAGATCACCATCAGCCTTGTCGTAAGACCTTGTGATTCCATCATTTTGGTTACTGTTATATTGGTTTAAAATGTGTCTAATGTCGTATATATTGTTACCAGCATGCATAAGACTCATCTAACTGACACTGTTGTCTTTCAGATGCACCCAATATGACAGGATTCATGTCTGTGGTGAGTTCTTCAAATGTGTCTGTCAAGGCTTATAGTCCTTAtactttttaaagcatttgaaaatctAGCATTAAacttgttctctttctctctgaatgTATGTTGTTGAATGACACCAGGTAAGCATTAAGGGTGAAGTGAAAGCATTTGGTGCATTCACCTACGACTCAATGGGCAAGAAACTACGGTTCAGATCAAACGAGAGCCACCCCTGCAACGCATCCATAGGTCTGGATGTGCTGATGTTTTTCGATGAGGTAActgatttctttcatttttataaattatgaCGGTTCAATTGATGTTGTTTTTCGACTTGACATCTACATCTGTGTCTACATCTGGCAGGGGATATTCTACGAGATTGACAGCAAAAACCAGAGCTGTGAGAAAAAAGCACTGCAATGCAACCAGCACCCTCTAGATATCCCCGATGATGCAACATTCATGACTACAGCAAACGCTGGGAGTTCATCCATTGAAGGGGAGGGATTAAAAATTAATGCATGGACAGGATCAATGCCAGACAAGAAGGGTGAGAGAGATGCAATAAAATAATACGTACAACTGTAACATGTGAAAGAGTTCATTATGACATGAATTTTTTCCCATCTTTCTCTATTTCAGGCACTTACTTCATGGCTGCAACCATGGGATGTTTGCCTGTGGGCACATTGTACTTCTATGAGTCCTCAACATTCCTTTTCAGGTTGGAGAATTATTTTTAAGTGCTTAGGACAAATGACACATATTGATGCAACTTTCTAGAATCTATTAGCGCCACGGGTTGTAATGAAGGTCGTCAAAAAAAACCTTCATGTCATTTTGTATCATTTTCTCACAGCCTCACGGAGGTTGACATGGAGATCAAGGATCCTGATCTCCTCATGGTGCCCTCCATTTGTCTGGGACAGCCTTTGGAGGACACACCTGAAGGGACCGTCCATAGCTTCCTCAACGAGTTCATGTAGATGACACCTTGCCAGTAGAATATCCAACCCCCTATCCAAGTGTGGCCTGCCAGAACCCTTAgacttttctttgcttttcatgTGTGACTCAAGTTTTTCGTGTGGCACTGCACTACATCACATCTGTTTCCGTCTTCCACTCCCCTATAAAAACATGGCTTTGAATGGATCATCCTGTATACATACACTTTGATGTGAAGGAAAGAGATGGCCTGGATTATAGAATTAGTCATAATTACTAACAGTTTGGTGGCTTTTCAAGTTGGTACTGCTTACAAAACCTGTAAGATGTGCTTAATGgaacaataaaatgtcaaagctgTCAATAGTGTGAAGAGACATTCTTTCATCCAAGGTTATTTCCTTAGTGAGTGTTTTTCGCTTTAATTCGCACAACTTTTGAACATGCATGTTTTGCATCAAGAAACAGCGAACCTTTTCAAAGCTGTATGGTTGGATTAATGCAAAAGGGGGCACTGGGGCAAAAACATAGGTTTGGGTCTCAACTGACTCCCTGTTCCTTTACCTGTGCATTCTGTAAATATCCATCAAGGAAAGTGTACTACACACGGCAGATTAATTATATTTTGTCCAGCGATCCAGTAGCAATTAGGTTTTGCTAATTTGATTACACACAATATCAGCTAAACAAAGTTTGAACTTTAAGAACTGACTGTCTCTAACAAAATCCAACAACAATGTAAGTAAGAATTTTATTATTCAGTATGTATGACTTTATATCAGTGTAACAGTAAGAGTTTTATTAGTAGGAGTTTTCTGTCAGTCATAATAGCATGCTACTTAGAACTAAGCAACCAAAATATaacaatagaaaaaataaaggaattgTCATGTTTTTGCCTTCTAGGGATTGAGAAACAACTTTTACAGCAAgaataatgaatatttaaaattgttatttttctaatgATTATCTTTCAAGGGATACCAGTAGGGACTAATAGTGTTAGTAATTGCTAGTTATAATATACTAAACTAATATAAACTACTGTGACACCTAAATTCATTATGTCACAACAGCCCTACAATGAATAGTGTCTAGTACATGTTTTGACTAACCCCATGTCCATATATGGTGGAGGAAAGAATATCAGAAACTATTTGTCCAAACAGAAGCGGTTGCTAGGCAAGAAAGGTTCCTAAAAGGAACCGCAAAAATAGTTATTAAAAGTCATGTTACAAGACCGAAAGGGAagttaaaaatttaaaaatgataataataataataataataatgaataattaataataattaattaatgttaattaaacAAGTGTAcctcttcctactccttttcaGAACATGTCTATGTtggttaatgttttgtttatttaccttatttgtacatttttttggatattttctttggtttatttttgataggtctaaaatacatttcttcattaattcatactAAATGATTTCACTTTGCCTAAAGTTCTTTAGGGCGTCAAGTAAGTGCAGGCCATTTTCATCATGTTCAAACATTTCAACATCATCAAACTGACCCAAGTCTTTATTATTATCACATATTGATGTTAGttaccaaaaataatgttttttgtatgtgtttgcttCATGAAAGTCTATCCACCTATTACAGTACTTAGACTACATAGAGTAGCCTACATAAAACAAGAGGGCAGCTTACTCTTCACATGTAATAGGCTGAGCAGGTATAAACAGGTGATTTTAATGGTGCACTTAACAGTAGGAAGGAACTctgtatattttgtaaataatgtaCAGTAGCAATAATGCATACGTTATATGTTTAGCTGTTTTTAGGTAGGATAATCAATACAAATCTTATCTGGGCCATCACGGGAGTTAATGTTTGTCAAATTGAAATTAGAGTCAGGTTTTAAGTAACACACAAGAAAGTGTTCAGTTGAAGTTGTAGGTCTCTATGTAATCTGTAGcctacttttcttttaattacttGTGAATTTAGCCtaacatgtttatatttttatattgttacaTACTTGCAATATACAAATGGATTTGTGATACAATTTGGTGAGTTACAGGGACGCTCTCCAGAAACAGAGACATTCAGATTAATTTCAGACTTAGATGTTTTAGCTTGAAGTGGATATTTTCCAATAAATTAGGCAATAAGCTTGACAAACACGAGAAAAGTCAAGAGGCTTGAGAGCACTGACACACATGATGTGGCCCCTTCTGACCAGCAGTTCAGGGAGCCACCGACAGGTGGCGTGTGTGCTACATGCATAACAACTAAAATACAAACTGTACATTGCTATGTTAGCCACCAAGAAGCTTCTTAACGTTAGCTTGCAAACAAACTGTTAATTTTGAGTTTTGGGAAATGACAGTTTGTGCAGGAAAATAACGATAACACCCTCTTTGCAAAGTCCGCAACGTTTGGATTATTTGATTTCACTCCGTCTTTGATTTAAAACGAGGTAAGTAAGTTGTAAAATGGCggatagctaacgttaacgttgagGGAGTTTGTCATTGATGCTGCTATAGCGTTACTGGCTAGCTGACCTGCACTTGACATTAGAATTAACATCAGTAATTGACTTAAAAATACGACTTTCAGAATAAATTTAAATTCACGTGATGAATAATGGTGAGGTAGCTAACATTCCAGCTGGTGTTAAGCTAGCTAGTGGTCCTGTTgggcagctagctagctagctagctatagctaACGGTAATGCTATCCAAACTAGCAACTAATCTGATGCTGAAGATGTATCAAACTAATTCTAAAGTGAATCCTAATCCCAAAGTTAGTTGCTCAGTACGAATAAAGTGGTTAAGGAGAGGGTCTAAAGGTAACTAGATAACGTATCGGCTAGCATCTCAATCATAAGCTATTGGTAGCTCCCATTAGCCAGAAAGCTGCACGGCCGCTTTAGCAAAGACGGCTCTTCAGGAAGATGTGAGAGTGGATAGGAATCAATGATCATCAGCGTCGGAAACCTATGCAGTTGCGTTTGTAGCTTTGAAGTATACAACTGCGCGTGTCAGAACTGTTGTGGGGTGACTTGATTTAGCTATATTCGAAGCAAGATTAGAAATAACCAACACAAAAACCTGCGAAATACTTGTGAGGATATTACATTTACGTTAACGTTACTTATCCAAGCAAGTAACGAACGTTATAGTGAGGCACCCGAAACCAGTACGCTTCCTATTTATGGTCCTTGAAGTCCGAAGTCAGTCCGTTCAGGACAAGGACAACCATGTTAACACCACATTTTGGGATTTCCCGTTACAGTTCTAGTTCTAGTGCTCGTGTTGTGTAAACACGCCCCCACAGATTTCCCTTATCTGCTGTAACAGCTTACTTGCCGAGTTGTGAAGCATCGGCATCTGCATAACATACGTAATTTGTCAGGTTAAACCACTTAACCGTACAGAAAATAATTATATCAGGTTAAAGTACTTAAGTCGAGAAAACTAATAAATGCCCTACTCTCGCCCTACCTGTAAAAAGTAGGCCTCTGTGCGGTAAGAGAGGCACACCCCACCGTTCTACAGGCGTTGTTAGAGGAGctgggtttctttttaaagacattgaCATGACTGAATAATTTCAGTCAGCACAGGGAATTTGTTAAACCAAACGAAAATGTTTTCCAGGCACATGCATGCAAGGCAAGTGCAAGGTTCAACTTGAACACGGCACACTTTCTCCTAGTTAAAGACACCCAAGTGTCAGTAAGTAGCCTACAGTGTGGTTGAAATTAATACTGTGGTGGTGGGCCCAGAAACTTATCATGTCTGCAGCTCTATGCATAGTGGCATTCGCTCAACTGTCAGTCAGCAGGAACTTAGTTTGATTTAGCTTTGGTTCTTAAGTACTGGTGTCATACTGTTATGTCATATAACCACCTGGCCAGTGGTAGATGGGCAATTTGCCTTTAGAAAACCCTCTACTTGTCTTGCTCAGTAGAATTAATGTTCATCTTTGGGTCAAGAGGTCCATACAGGTCTAACAGTAACAGACATTAACTGTGAGTGTTGCTACCAAGTTAAACTGCACAAAATCACCTTTCTTATATCCCCCATACTTATCATTTGACGAATAAGGAAGCATAAAAATCATGATTTTGAAAAggtcaataaaaaatgtttcactgCCCAGCCGCACATTCTCCCACAGTCCACCCTCAAAAGCatgtataaaatacataaaattgtcatgtttttgtatttttttttgatgaatgaaAAACTGTTGTTAAACTGCCAAAAGTGACATTAacaatcatcatcatttttattaagtAATTTATTACAATCAGCACTAGGTAGTAATACACCATAGAAAACTGGAGGATGATAAAATGCATaatattaaatctttatttccaaatgtgcatataataaataaataacagattgTCAAGCCCTGGATTATCTGGACAGTTGGAGATAGAACGAGGATTTAGGAGTTCTTGTGTGTAAAATTGTAGAACAGACAGTTgaaaaaaacggacaaaaagcACCCCCATTAAGGCTGTAACAAAAGCTTGGATGCGCATGTGTACtggaggtttatgcctcgacgcagaagtccagggttcgaatccgacctgtgatgattttCTATatgtcttcccctctctctctcccatttctctcttaactgtcctgtcaataattaaaggcggaaaagcccaaaaaaatattcttaaaataaaaaaatggatgttGAGGAGAGCTCTGAAAAAGATGTCTGATTTAAAGTAGGGCTTCatctaatgattattttcttggTCAATCAGTTAAGATTATTACATTCATTGTTCTTTCTAcagaatgtcagaaaatatcGGAAAAAGGATAACATGTGGCCAAAATGAGAGAAGCAGCAAATCTTTGCATTTGAGAGGCTGGAACCAGaaaatatcaaatcaaaattGTCGTGCTAAAATTTATGTCTGTAGGCCTTTTTCCAAGCGGACATTTGGACGTAGTAGAAAAAGCACAGATGTCACTATTAACACTAACAATGGCTCTGTTGTATTGATGGGTCCCAGTAGGCCGTGGCAGTGGGACAGTGAGCCAAGATAAACAATACCAgcaccctgaaactgaagcagctaaaagTAATTTAGCCCTTATTCATGTTATTATTAAGTCTACACCTCTGCTTTTTCAGGCTTTGCCAATGTTTAAtaaactttgaatgcaccaatCATGTCTGTTATGCCTTAAGAATGAACGCATTACGTTGAAAATCAATGGTAAACAGGGCTTTATTTAAGGTGTAAGTGTAGCTTAGATAGCAGAACAAGAAGTGGTGAGTTCAAGAGCAAAAATGTACAAGATAGTGTATATATGGGAGAAAATCAATCacttaaattgtcattttccattacattttcAAGTAGCTAGACTACTACTGCAATGCAATGACTTGGACTTACCACctagtataaaataaaatatttcttgTGTACACAGGTACATGACTCCTAAAACTTGTAGAGCTATCAGTGCAATTATTGCTGAGAACCAGAAAATGCTGTCGTCTTGTCCTGGCTTTTACTTAACATAATATCTCTGCATGCTAATCATCATGGCATACACACTGGTTTCATGTAACTGAGGTGTTTGAGTGGTTCATTGACAGGCTGGTGGATCTTCGGTGAGCCTGATGCTCCAATAGAAACAAACATGTTCTCTCCATCCCTGGTCTTGAGTGTTAGATAGAGTCTTGTATAAC from Etheostoma cragini isolate CJK2018 chromosome 13, CSU_Ecrag_1.0, whole genome shotgun sequence harbors:
- the epd gene encoding ependymin, with the protein product MYAAFTLVVFICLTATTYADHHQPCHAPNMTGFMSVVSIKGEVKAFGAFTYDSMGKKLRFRSNESHPCNASIGLDVLMFFDEGIFYEIDSKNQSCEKKALQCNQHPLDIPDDATFMTTANAGSSSIEGEGLKINAWTGSMPDKKGTYFMAATMGCLPVGTLYFYESSTFLFSLTEVDMEIKDPDLLMVPSICLGQPLEDTPEGTVHSFLNEFM